The Desulfovibrio fairfieldensis sequence AAGTAAAACGCACCTCATTGGTGTTGCCGTAAAAATCCACGATGCTGGCCCGGCGGATGTAACCATTGCCCGGTTCCACCCAGATTAGGGCCTCCACCATCTGCGGAGCGGGTTCCTTGGGGTAGAGGCGCAACTTGTCCAGACCTTGTTCGCTGCCTTCGGGCTTGACGTCAAAATCCTTAGTCAGCGCCGCCTGGCCGGTGATCACCTGAATGATGCTGCGCGAATCCCGCACAAGGCTGGGCGGATAGCGGTAGGCCACTTCTTCATCCGGCAGATAATCCCAGATTTCCTTGGCCGTGACCACCAGGGTTTCCTCATGGGGTTTGGCGGTCTGCCAGCGGATCAACAGGGGTTTCTGAAACAAGAGGCTGCCCTGCCGCCGCTCCACCGAGCCGCTTTCCTTATGGGTGAGAGTCTGCTCAAAATCCGCTGAAAAGGAGTTCAGGGTCTCGTAGCGCTGCTGGATGACGGCGGCCAGATCCGCCGCATTGGCGGCGGGAGTCAGCCAGAGCAAGGCGCAGAGGGCCGTGGCCGCCGCAATGAACATGCCGGATATACGCATGGAACCTCCGCTGAAACGTCAGCTCGTTATCTGACCACGGGCCGGGGCTTGCTGCCGTCGGCCGGGCCGATGATGCCGTCCTGCTCCAGTTGTTCCACCAGACGGGCGGCACGATTGAAACCGATTTTGAAACGCCGCTGCACCAGAGATATGGATGCCCGGCCCTGTTCGCTGACAAAGGCCTGCACTTCAGGGTACAGCGGGTCCTGGGCCGCGTCGCCGCCGCCCACGCCCTGGCCCGTGGCGGTTTCCACGCCCCACTGGGCGAAGTCCACCTGGTAAGAGGGGCTCAGATGCCGCTTCCAGTGGGCCACCACGGACTGTACTTCCTCATCGCTCAAAAAAGGCCCGTGCAGGCGCTGCAACCGGCCGCCGCTGGGTTTGAAGAGCATGTCGCCCCTGCCCAGCAGATGTTCCGCGCCCACCTGATCCAGAATGGTGCGCGAGTCGTGCTTGGACGTGACCTGGAAAGAAATGCGGCAAGGGAAGTTGGCCTTGATCAGACCGGTGACCACATCCACGCTGGGACGCTGGGTAGCCAGAATCATGTGAATACCCGCCGCGCGCGCCAGCTGGGCCAGACGCACGATACTGGTTTCCACCTCACGGGCGGCAGTCATCATCAGGTCCGCCAGCTCGTCGATGACAACAACCAAATAGGGTAAGGGCTCCAGATCCGCGAAATCCGGCGGCAGTTCATTCTTGAAGGCCGCCAGCTTCTGGTTGAAGCCTGCCACATTTCGCACGCCCAGGCGGGCCATGGCCTCATAGCGGCGGTCCATTTCATGCACGGCCCAGTCCAAAGCGTTCTTGGCCTCGGCCATTTCCGTGACCACGGGGTGCACCAGATGCGGCTCATCAGCGTAAACCGCCATCTCGATGCGCTTGGGGTCCACCAGCAAAAGGCGCATATCCTGAGGCTGGGTGCGATACAGCAGGCTGATCAGAATGCCGTTGAGGCAGACGCTTTTGCCCGCGCCCGTGGCTCCGGCCACCAGCAGATGCGGCATGCGGGTCAGATCGGCCATGAAAGGCTTGCCTGCAATGTCCTTGCCGAGAATCATGGTCAGCGGCCCGCATCCCTTGCGAAAAGGTTCGGAGGCGGCCAGTTCACGGAAATTGACGGTCTCGCGATTGTC is a genomic window containing:
- the lolA gene encoding outer membrane lipoprotein chaperone LolA, producing MRISGMFIAAATALCALLWLTPAANAADLAAVIQQRYETLNSFSADFEQTLTHKESGSVERRQGSLLFQKPLLIRWQTAKPHEETLVVTAKEIWDYLPDEEVAYRYPPSLVRDSRSIIQVITGQAALTKDFDVKPEGSEQGLDKLRLYPKEPAPQMVEALIWVEPGNGYIRRASIVDFYGNTNEVRFTSFKPDVRLKASDFSFTPPKGIEVEDRIDHDVPERELFK